In Nicotiana tabacum cultivar K326 chromosome 21, ASM71507v2, whole genome shotgun sequence, one DNA window encodes the following:
- the LOC107831935 gene encoding heptahelical transmembrane protein 1 yields MSQEKDQNLDSNRNCYSKKMEKNGIRKREKYPLISYDELPEYMKDNEYILNYYRANWPLKEAFFSIFRWHNETLNVWTHLIGFILFMVLTIANAEHVSQLADFMTMFIRNFPTSGNANISHSSKAFSQDRHLPMDITLSNRVTNEATWPFYVFLAGAMFCLLSSSICHLFSCHSQKLNLFLVQMDYVGISVMIITSFFPPMYYIFQCSPHWQIVYLIGITILGICTIITLLFPVFSTGKYRSFRAGLFMSMGCFGLVPAIHALVLNWTDPMRNVTLAYESAMALCYITGAIFYVSRIPEKWKPGFFDIVGHSHQIFHTFVIFGALAHYGAARIFLDYRTRLGCDKR; encoded by the exons ATGAGTCAAGAAAAAGATCAGAATCTTGATTCAAACAGAAACTGCTACAGCAAAAAGATGGAGAAAAATggaataagaaaaagggaaaaataccCTTTAATTTCTTATGATGAATTACCAGAATATATGAAGGATAATGAGTATATATTGAATTATTACAGAGCTAATTGGCCTCTCAAAGAAGCCTTTTTCAGTATTTTTCGTTGGCATAATGAAACTCTTAATGTCTGGAC GCATTTGATTGGATTTATTCTATTTATGGTATTAACCATAGCTAATGCGGAGCATGTATCTCAACTTGCTGATTTTATGACTATGTTTATTCG AAATTTTCCGACGAGTGGAAATGCAAACATCTCTCACAGTTCAAAGGCTTTTTCCCAG GACCGACACTTACCAATGGACATCACATTATCAAATAGGGTAACAAATGAAGCAACTTGGCCATTCTATGTGTTCTTAGCCGGTGCAATGTTCTGTCTTCTTTCAAGCAGTATTTGTCATCTCTTCTCATGTCACTCACAAAAACTGAACCTTTTCTTAGTCCAAATGGACTATGTTGGAATATCAGTAATGATCATCACTTCTTTCTTCCCACCAATGTATTACATCTTTCAATGTTCACCACATTGGCAAATTGTTTACCTCATTGGAATCACAATCTTGGGAATTTGCACTATCATAACCTTGCTCTTCCCCGTGTTTTCGACCGGAAAATATCGGTCATTTCGGGCCGGGCTTTTCATGTCCATGGGTTGTTTTGGTCTGGTACCTGCAATCCATGCACTTGTGTTGAATTGGACTGATCCTATGAGGAATGTCACACTTGCATATGAATCTGCAATGGCATTGTGTTATATAACAGGGGCTATATTTTATGTTAGCCGAATACCGGAGAAATGGAAGCCTGGATTTTTTGATATAGTTGGTCATAGTCATCAAATATTTCATACATTTGTTATTTTTGGTGCATTGGCTCACTATGGTGCTGCGAGGATTTTCTTGGACTACCGGACTCGATTGGGATGTGACAAAAGATAG